CAGCTGAGTCGTAAAGGGAGGGGGGCTCCTAAACCTTCTCAGATAGTCTTTGCTCAGGGCTAACCATAAATAAAGGGCTCCTGCATTTGAAGTATATAAGGACGTTTTTACCAAGGTCTGAACCACTTTTCATGTTCTGTTCCATTGTAAACATTTGAAccagttagttttggtttcatactTCATTTAGAGAGTACACTCAATTATTTTGTATGACATATGTACGCCATCAGCTATGTTGGCTGCATCTACCTACTCTTGACATTGACATTTGCACTGGTCAAGGGGTACTTGCCTGGGGGAAACACGGCTTTAGGCTAACCCTAATTGTTGATATTTATATACCAGACTAGTTATAAATTTGGCCACTATGTTCATTGGGGAGGAGCAAGGTCATCCAAATTACAAAATACCTCAATTTGGGACGGAAGTACTCTATTTTGAATACTGAGTGTTCAAGTTATGCTAAAGTGCCCCTTCCTCGCAAACATGTCACTTATTtgaattgaatattttttacCATGGGTTTTGTGAATCACTTCCTATAAGTTGTTTTGATAAgtgctatattattattattttgcagtATTTAGCTGCATCTGTGGCAAGAAGTTTTCTCTTCTcaattctctcactctctgctccacctttccttttctccttaCCACGACCTCCCATTTCACGGCAACTTGTCTAATGTTATCAGAAGTGGGTTCACAGCTGCAACAAAGATTTTAGATGGAGCTGTTATATCTTTGGCTGCTATGAGACCGTGAGACGTCGGTATATCTCAGCCAAGAGGATTTGAGAGGTCCGTCAACTCATTCCTGTTTTGCTATATTATTGCTGGTCAGGTTGACCGTTCAAGGACGACCAGAACGACAATCGACAATTTCCGGTGCATCTCTCAAGCTGCCATCGATACAGGTGCTTTATAAGATCATAGTTTTTACACAGACTTCTGTGAGTAATCAGCACTGGATCAATATGACACCGGCGTCAAGTAAATAACAGGAAAGGTCCATTAAAGAGATGAGTCAGCCCCCCCTCTTATGGTGCTTCATTAACAGGCTTTAATGCTTGGTGTCATTCAGTCAACATAACAGATCtataaacatgaacatgatgAGGAGATGGGCCCTTAATTCTCAGCAGcccctgcagagctgctggtccTCCGCTGCAGGGCTCACGAGAAGCCCTCAAACCACCGGACAAGGAGCCTATCAAGGCAATCTCCAGTAATCACTGAGTGAGGTCTGCGGGTCCGGAGAGCCAGCAGCTTAACAGCAAGACAGATATTCATTTGTTGATAATACCCTATATGCTTTCCTCTGCACACAGCCCCAGAAAAGACAGGTTTTCTCAGAGTAAACAATTCTCCTGTTAGAGCTTTCAAGAGGCTTCAACAGCTCCTCTCCCATGGCAACATTTAGCATTTCATACAGCTCTTAATGCATCAGGAGCAGGCAGGGGGCAtgtgtcgttgttgttgttgttgttgttgttgttgttgttgttcgaCTGCTGCAAAGGAGGGCTTCTTCATGTCAAATTCATCCAGACATTAAAACACAGGAGAATAAAGTGCTTGCTTGAAGGTAATGttacagagattttattttttttaaagagtttgaAGGGTCACATGTCAATCTCTACCTGTAAAACACAGACGATTAAACAAGGCACACGTTTTATAACCTATAtggtgaaagagaggaaaggtaTGAATGCTTTGTCAGATCAGTAAACAAAAGTGTTTGGCAGGTATTGTGTTGAATTCGTACCTCATGAGAGGTCATGGGAGTTCATGTTGTCAACGACTTTGGCCATCACTCCgattacgcagaaactactgaacgggggagaactcattcaattttgcaaattttttttaactttacgAGATGTTGTTTCAACATTTCCTTGATTTTATGAGAGAAAACTTCATGGATATTGACGAAAATCctgtttaagggactgatatttgagTGTTTGGGGccagatccaaatacaaatctggatcttttgactttaaatgtggtttcataaggggactgttggaccttggcagaggtatacactctactgagtgcctttCTAGTTTGAGGCTACATTTGCTCTCCATCAATTCGCCTCATTTTATCTACAAGTTCCGCATACATGGATGCATttaagctttttctttttatgaaaacaaactttcctgtgtatgtgagagagagctTGAAATCACTTGGATAAATCCTTCCTACTGTGTCATATTCAACAGGTACCCACTTGACAACCCTGAGTGAGTTCTCTCCGGAACATTCGCACCCCCATAACGCTCTGGATGTCTTGATGAAGACATACTTGAGAGGCAGCACtcaataaaatgcaaaatgagttaattaaaaaagcagCAAGGGCTCAAGAGCTGCCACATCCCAATCAAGGCAGAGCTAAATGAGGCAAAATGTGCCGCCTGACACGAGCCTGTTAGAGCAGTGTCGAGTTAATACGCACGCAAAGACAGAGTCACCAAAAACAAAAGCGACTGAAAGCCTGGTGCGCAGCTCACAGTGGAGCAGCCAATAGAAGTGATTAattcgtctctctctctccattatGAGAGTGAATGTGTGGCGGAGCAGGTGCCTGAGACTCCTCGGCCTCCTCTGTGATTAGTTTTTCAAGAGGAAGATTAGAGCCCACGTGCATTATGAAAGATCCTGTTAAAGTTTCTACAAGTGAAAAGAATTAATCACAGGATGTCTCGACTGAACTCCTCTGTGGATGTGTCTTCTTTCTCCTGGGAGTGGATGACGTTTCTGAGCATTATGAGACAGTTGAATGCTCCGTCTTTAACATCTGTGCGGCTGTTAACAGACGCTTTTACCTCACAGGTTAAATCAGTTCAATCACGTTAGTACAGGTCATCTTCTGAAAGTCTGGAAGGTTCAGAACCAGTCAATGAAACAACTACACTTAAGAACATGAACACAGTCTGGAGGTTTCAATAAAAGGTgtccaaaaacaaaatgattgtTTTACAGTTCAGACACATTGAGGAAAGAGTGTCTCAAGGCTTTTTCATCATCATAATACCACTAAATCTTTTACACAGCTTCACATTGTAGCAGTTCATCACTGACCTGAGGCAAAATTTcaagagaaaatgttttatctggAAAAATATGAAGTTATTATTCAgtattaaacatttcaaaactgCAGTCagaataatattttcttttcttatgaGTCACTACCAAACCTGACTGTTTTCTTTCCCGGGTGAAATTATGTAAGAAAATACTTTCCTACCAGGCAGTGTGATGGGTCTGCAGTGGGCTGGGTGCCAGAGACTGTTATGTTTACCAAGTACTGTATAACTGTTCGTTTAATATACAGTTTACATCCATATGTactgaaaactttaaaatgcaTTGAATAAAATCCATTGATTTGTCATATATGAATATTTAGATAAAATTGATCTTGACTCTTAAAAAAAACCAGCTactctatctctctcacactcacaccttcAACACGGCAGCACAGACCTATAATCTATATATTCTCCAGTTGTGTGAAAAAGTAGACACCCAAGATCAGTGTCGGACGAACAGAGAAATATGGTCACAACCTCCCCCTCTGTTGAATAATGATGAGAAAAGTGTTTCTACAGAAGATTATCACATAACAATGAAGCTGACTGCATATAAAATCTCCCTTTACCAATTTATCCTATTCGTTAGCTTCTGCCATAATTACTGTATTGACATgtttttgtgaggtcacagtgacattgaaCTTTGACAACCAAATTAAGAATTAGTGCAACCAAATTTCCTCAAGGTACCTTAGATATCATATTCACGGAAATAGTATCTATACAGTTTGTAGAAATGGATGTAAAGACCCCAAACATTATGCCCAGGGTTACAGCTGGGACTACTAGAAGGcataaaaatgttccttttaaAATACGTTGAAGAAACTTCTTCAAAAAGCATTTTCAATACAAAGTCTCGCTGTAAAAGAGAAAGCTGAATTTCCCATAATACCCAGAATCCTTTCATATTGAAGAGTTTACGCCCACGTAGAACAGAAACCTTGAAAAACAGTTAAGCGCAATCATCAATCTTGTTTTTTCTAATAGAGCCTTTTAGCCACTGTACAACAGTAACTACCCAGCAAATGTATTCCTCATATTTCTTCCCTGATGCAGAATAAACAGCGAAGCAATTGAAACAAGGGTTCGCAGTGATGAATTAACTGCTTGTGAAAGATACTTTAGCATTTCAAAGCTTTTGGAGGAGCTTTTCGCCGTGACAGCTCTTCACAGGATTCAACCCTCATATACTTCATCATCTGTCTTTTTGGTCAGATGAAAGCAAGATGACACAAGCGAGGACTCTGCACATTTCCCCCCAGATACAACACAAAGGCACGTAGCTTTGATGTATGTACTTTGTGCCGTCATTTGCATCCTTAAGTGTTTCTGATTTAAATTCATGACTTCATGTGCAAGGATGTGGTGTTTACTTCCTTAATAGGCATTAGGGAAAACAGGGTGAAGCTGCTGTTGGTCAGCTGTGGCCATATGAAGGAGaactgatgctgatgatgaccTACAGTACTGTGGATAGAACTGTCTCACTAAATTGAGTTTGTTCACTTGCAAAGATGAAGAGTGCTTATAATCAGATTGGACAGAAATGCAATTGCCACATTTTGCTCCTTCCCCGCAGCAATAGTTCCAACATTCAGGAGGACccaattttaaatcttttttcatTAAGTTATGAGAGACAAAATGAAGATGCATTAGAAGTTACGATggacaaaatgtttccaaatttttgaattactttttattttctgacaaatgtttttcagattgactaaaatgtcaaacctaaaaaataatgtgaattatattttgttttatggtggatttttcctttttcaaatcAGTATTGGATTAAGCACGTCTGTGCATAGCGGCGCTGCAGTGACAGATTTTAATTACTGATCCAACTGCAGACTATTCTTTGTGAGTCATCATAACTACTGACTATATTGTCTACATGTCACAAACCATTGCTCATCGAACTTCCCAGAGCTGAAAGGGACATTTaaaaattgcttgttttgtccaaccgACAGACTGAAccaaaaaataaactttgttttccaataaaaaaagaaaagcatcaaattgTCACATCTGAGGAGCTGAAAACAGTGAATATTTACAATTATCaatttttcaaaaaagaaataGTGAAACATTTGCTGTTAAAATATTGgtacaaaaatatatacttatttcacccaaaaatgaaaatctcctcattatctactcaccactatgccgattgaggggtgggtgaagtgtttgagtccacaaaacacttagagtttcaggggtaaatccaaaacaattgaagtaactggggaccacctcttcaaacagaaaaaactgaaaatgcctccatactgctcctgggGTGTCATAAAAGTGTCCGTAAGCACCGACTAAAAAAATTAattgtgtaaatgaccttgtttctaGTTGGATGAAACCAGATTAGTATGGAAactttttaagtgttttgtggactcaaagaattttcatttttgggtgaactatccctttaaacacaTCACTATGACGTAAATAATGATTTCATGATGCAACTGCTGAAACATAATGACACCATCAGAGTATAGGTTGCTTCCCTTAAAGAGTCACCTTCACAATGCAAATCAGTCTGCCACGGGGTACAGGAGCTCCTGGGAAGGTTAAGGCTTTGGCACAAAGGAAGTGAGTTTGCCGTTGCTCAACCAAGACAAAGAGGACAGTGCTTTCATTTAGCCTGGTAGCCATCAGTAATGGAAATGGTGCCAACTTGGAAGCAGAAGGGGAAAagttgaaaagttaaaaagttaaaaggtTGTCCGTATCCATTTTAAAATTgttatctttattttcagactGGGAAACCAACAAAATGCAGAATACATTATGACATGTTTCCAAAAGTCCAAATAGCCACAACCATTTTGTTTGCCCTGTAGGTAAAATGAACAGTAGTCTCACATATTAAACCCATTGAGTATAAATGTCCAGGCTGAACCAAGGTCAACTGAATTATTGCTTTgaagataagaaaacaaaagagacaTTAAAAAGACTAATGTGTGGGGAAATCATTAAAACCTCTGcactttcatttcctttatGTACATGcagtcacattcacaaacatcaCATATGCCACTTTAGAGTCATTCTGATGACTTATGAATTCAAAGTGAACATCaaaaactggatttaaaaaaatagtcTCTCATGATCTTCCAAACATCCACAAAAATGCCCCCCCCCTAGCTACGTAGAGCGGAGTACTGGTAAAAGGGGCTGAACCTCTCCCCTCGGCTAAGCACAGTAAGCCACATACAGATTAAACCCCTCCCTGCAAATAGGCTGGGCCCCATCTTGAATCAGAGCCCTCATCATTTCTCTGCCACAGATGGACATCAGCTCTCCTGCATGTCTTTGACCAAAAGGACTGTGTGCTGCCCTCCGCTGGAGGCCATGAGTACTGTACGGTTCTCCAGTTGCTTGCCGGTCATCTTTACGGGGCTCCActcgtcatcctcctctcccGTGCCGAGCTGCAGGTTGGTGCCCATGCCCCAGGCGTACACAGATCCTGGAGGAAGCAGATCAAACAAATTACAGATGGAAAAATAGAATTGATATAAACTAAAATAGCAATAAAGACACTTTGCAGTAGCCACGTGTAACTACACCTAAATGTGTGTTGCCCTATAAAGGAGTATTTTGCAATCAAGTGATTAATGTTAGTCGTCTGTAAATagcaaagaaagaggaagaaagctGCTCTTTTTACTGTTGTAAAACCTGTTTGGAGAATCGTTCACTGGGAATGGTTGTATGGAAAATTGGGCCCAATTATGCACAACCCTATTCTCACTTTAACCAAGGAAACGACCAATGAGAAAACCTGCCACTGTTTCGAAACAcagtcaaatattttttttattgcatcattTCTCACCTTCCCTGGTGACGGCGTAGCTGACAGACGCCCCAGACGTCACACCGCTCGCCGGCTCCATCCCCATCACAGGTGTGGGCTCATTCTTCTCCTCGGCCCCTTCACCCAGACCAAGACGACCGTACTCTGCTCTCCCCAGGCTGTAAACCTGTCCTGAAAGGGTCAGAGTTGGTTTAACTAAACAAACCTTTACTACTGATGATTTGAAttaattttgacatttttaaacattactTCTTATATTCCCTTACAATGACTGATATTCTGTTTTATATATTACCTCTCTCTTTAAACCGCCTTGACCTCTGATATGATTTCCATATTTGAAACTAATACttgaacagatttgtttttaacaggCACACAGTAGAAAATCGGGATCAGATGTGGTCCGTTAGTTGCAGTTTACCTTCAGTATCAAGGCAGACAGTGTGATGTTGTCCTCCAGAGAAGTCAACCCAAGAGATGGTAGAGTTCTTGAAGCATGCGAGTTTCACTGGGACAAAACACAGCTTTGTGGTTTTAGTGCCTGGTCAGatggatacaaaaaaaaaaaggtgtaaggacacaaacaataacCTCATAACATCTGCTGTAATTAGAGCAGAGTGTGAGGAACGGATGCTTAGTTAGCATAAAGTAGTCAGATGCCACTGCAGTTAAACTTCTTGCACATTATGAGAGGATACAGTGAAGTGCCATACTGACCCAGCTGGTGGTAGTTGGAGAGGCCAAATCCATACACGTGTCCTTCTTTAGAAACAGCGAAGGTGAAGTACGCGCCGCAGAAGGCATCGATGAAGTGAACTTTGCCTTTGACTTTGACCACCTGTGGTACCAGCAGCCGGTCTGAAATCACAGGACACACAGTCAGCAAGCACACTACGGTAATCTACacttcacacaacacaacacatcacctCAATGTAATAATAAACTAGAGAGAAATGTCACTGTTAAatatcagattttctttccatTAAAACACTAGAGACTTGTTACGTACCGAGGCCTTTCCTGCCGCCTCTGTTTGAGAAATGCTCCGGCACTCTTCCCAGCTGCCCCTGCTCTGCTGTGCCTGATGTGTAAACATTTCCCTCCAGTGTCAACAGCACCAGGTGATCATTGCCTGTTAAAGCATTCACAGAaattacacagaaacactgtTAGAAATGAATATGAAGCtaacaaataaagacacataTGCTCAAGT
Above is a genomic segment from Hippoglossus stenolepis isolate QCI-W04-F060 chromosome 8, HSTE1.2, whole genome shotgun sequence containing:
- the rcc1 gene encoding regulator of chromosome condensation, producing MPAKRTTTKRKSEVVVEDADAKKVKVSHRSHGKEAGQVLVLGQGDVGQLGLGENIIERKKPALVTLPDKTVQVIAGGMHTVCLSDNGHVYTFGCNDEGALGRDTTEEGSEMVPGKVTLDEKVVQVSAGDSHTAALTEDGTVYIWGSFRDNNGVIGLLEAMKASPVPIKVPMSETVVKIASGNDHLVLLTLEGNVYTSGTAEQGQLGRVPEHFSNRGGRKGLDRLLVPQVVKVKGKVHFIDAFCGAYFTFAVSKEGHVYGFGLSNYHQLGTKTTKLCFVPVKLACFKNSTISWVDFSGGQHHTVCLDTEGQVYSLGRAEYGRLGLGEGAEEKNEPTPVMGMEPASGVTSGASVSYAVTREGSVYAWGMGTNLQLGTGEEDDEWSPVKMTGKQLENRTVLMASSGGQHTVLLVKDMQES